A genome region from Hevea brasiliensis isolate MT/VB/25A 57/8 chromosome 9, ASM3005281v1, whole genome shotgun sequence includes the following:
- the LOC131182863 gene encoding uncharacterized protein LOC131182863, whose amino-acid sequence MAVLQVSMGCVLGQHNDSGKKERAIYYLSKKFNDCEARYSFVERTYCALAWTANRLKHYMLNYKTWLISRMDPIKYVFESPYLPGRIAKWQVILSQYDIVYMTRKAVKGSIIADLLAENPIEEYEALDFEFPDEYVNIVEEEMGEQSDVWQMYFDGAVNLLGSGIGSILVSPDGKHFPIVVKLKFECTNNVAEYEACVSGSQAAIEMKIKKLEVYGDLALIIYQVKGECHDKNQFTDALATLAVMAQIKEGKGVQILLIKARDNPAYCLMIEEEVDGKPWYYDIQQYIKTREYPQEASKNDKRMIRRMSLGYFPNGEILYKRNFDGELLRCVDANEAKKIMFETHEGKCVIQANGHMMARQILCRDYFWLTLEKDCIEYF is encoded by the exons ATGGCAGTTCTTCAggtctcaatgggatgtgttttggggcaacataatGATTCTGGCAAGAAAGAAAGGGCTATTTACtatctgagcaaaaagttcaatgattgtgaagcTCGATATTCATTTGTTGAGAGAACTTATTGTGCACTAGCCTGGACTGCTAATCGCCTCAAGCATTATATGTTAAATTACAAGACctggctcatttccagaatggatccaatcaagtatgTGTTTGAAAGTCCATATCTACCAGGGAGAATAGccaaatggcaagtcatactGTCCCAATATGATATCGTCTATATGACCAGAAAGGCTGTAAAGGGAAGTATTATAGCAGATCTCTTGGCAGAAAATCCAATTGAGGAATATGaagctttggattttgaattcccggaTGAGTATGTAAATATAGTGGAGGAAGAAATGGGAGAGCAGAGTGATGTCTggcaaatgtattttgatggagcagtcaatttattaGGTAGTGGAATCGGATCAATCTTGGTATCTCCAGATGGAAAACATTTCCCAATTGTAGTAAAGTTAAAATTTGAATGTACAAACAATGTCgctgaatatgaagcttgtgtgagtgGTTCACAAGCAGCCATTGAAATGAAAATCAAGAAGTTAGAAGTATATGGCGATTTAGCTTTAATAATTTATCAAGTGAAAGGGGAATG tcatgacaAGAATCAGTTCACCGATGCTCTAGCAACACTAGCTGTCATGGCACAAATTAAGGAAGGTAAAGGAGTACAGATTCTTCTTATAAAGGCCAGAGATAACCCTGCTTATTGCTTAATGATCGAAGAAGAAGTGGATGGGAAGCCCTGGTATTATGATATTCAACAATATATCAAGACAAGGGAATACCCACAAGAAGCAAGCAAAAATGATAAGAGAATGATCAGAAGAATGTCTTTAGGATATTTCCCTAATGGGGAAATCCTGTACAAAAGGAATTTTGATGGGGAATTGTTACGCTGTGTTGATGCAAATGAAGCTAAGAAGATTATGTTTGAAACGCATGAGGGAAAATGTGTAATACAAgctaatggacacatgatggctagaCAGATTCTCTGTCGAGATTATTTTTGGCTTACTTTGGAAAAGGATTGTATTGAGTATTTTTGA